In one Silene latifolia isolate original U9 population chromosome 10, ASM4854445v1, whole genome shotgun sequence genomic region, the following are encoded:
- the LOC141608126 gene encoding protein FAR1-RELATED SEQUENCE 5-like, with amino-acid sequence MFPGIEINTTNATTFSTPTVASETGENTIHNLGLRYTPGGSEEWNRMVENGFKPALGLMFVKLEEAIEFYNLYAVACGFIPRKYTQTRFRDGLIDKKSMELIGYAIDTFYEGHNHRLCSLKEREFQKNVRTLNLYMKQTIVNNCKLNIGATKTFRIMAEQSNGYANIGASLTEFKNFKRNIKCYIGDKDADMILDYLKALSESQDGFYYAYQVDEDNCLAKIFWTDAQARMNYSLFGDTITFDPTYGTNKYHMAFTPFTGVDNHKKSVTFAAAFVDHENDGSFIWVFKKFLDCMGNKEPQCIITDQDPAIKLGVRYVFKKARHRYCMWHIMKKLTDKVESQICKETDFVERICGVVWDTDLEPIEFEEKWTQVINDFELNDNTWLPYMYGKRHKWIHAYFRDLPLGCLLKTTQRSESQNSYFKRFESIDGTLVEFWLRFQSAIEQQRYNHRFLDAVAHNNESKETTCTCKMFERKGILCKHIIWIISGKGLQSIPEQYIETRWTKKSYRKPLYELDGKLLQDYDPTDLRKLELSRVWSEFYATISVLNSMPENQIKELSLMLLQFREKINPTKESLTKDQELEMLLGCSAKSNITVLPPKIAKNKGSGKRMKSNKDKAIEKASKPKRLCNNC; translated from the exons ATGTTTCCAGGCATTGAAATTAATACTACCAATGCAACAACTTTTTCTACACCTACTGTTGCGTCTGAAACAGGAGAAAATACTATCCATAATCTGGGATTGAGATATACTCCAGGTGGCAGTGAGGAGTGGAATAGGATGGTAGAAAATGGTTTCAAACCTGCTCTGGGGTTAATGTTTGTAAAGCTGGAGGAGGCAATAGAGTTTTACAATTTATATGCTGTGGCTTGTGGATTCATACCAAGAAAGTACACACAAACAAGATTTCGTGATGGTTTGATAGACAAAAAATCAATG GAGCTAATAGGGTATGCTATTGATACGTTTTATGAAGGTCATAATCACAGACTCTGCTCACTCAAAGAACGGGAATTCCAGAAAAACGTAAGAACACTTAACCTTTACATGAAGCAgacaattgttaacaattgtaAACTCAACATCGGGGCTACCAAGACATTTAGAATTATGGCGGAACAATCAAATGGGTATGCAAACATTGGTGCATCTCTCACAGAATTCAAGAACTTCaaaagaaatattaaatgttatatagGTGACAAGGATGCTGACATGATTCTCGATTATTTAAAGGCGCTTTCTGAATCACAAGATGGCTTTTACTATGCTTATCAAGTTGATGAGGATAATTGTTTGGCTAAAATCTTTTGGACAGATGCACAAGCAAGAATGAATTATTCCTTGTTTGGGGACACCATCACCTTTGATCCTACTTACGGTACTAACAAGTACCACATGGCCTTCACCCCATTCACTGGTGTTGACAACCACAAAAAATCAGTGACTTTTGCTGCTGCATTTGTCGATCATGAGAACGATGGGTCATTCATTTGGGTGTTTAAGAAGTTCCTTGATTGTATGGGCAACAAGGAACCTCAGTGCATTATTACTGATCAAGATCCGGCAATTAAACTCGGGGTGCGTTATGTATTCAAGAAAGCAAGACATCGctactgcatgtggcatataatgaaaaaaCTTACCGATAAAGTTGAGTCACAGATTTGTAAGGAGACTGACTTTGTTGAGCGGATATGCGGAGTTGTTTGGGATACTGACTTGGAACCCATTGagtttgaagaaaaatggactCAAGTGATTAATGACTTTGAGTTGAATGATAATACTTGGTTGCCATACATGTATGGCAAAAGGCACAAATGGATACATGCTTACTTTAGGGATTTGCCTTTAGGCTGCCTTTTGAAGACtacacaaagatcagagagtcAAAACAGTTATTTCAAAAGATTTGAGAGCATAGATGGCACACTTGTAGAATTTTGGTTGCGTTTTCAGAGTGCAATTGAACAACAACGCTATAATCACAGATTTCTTGATGCT GTTGCTCACAATAACGAATCAAAGGAAACAACATGTACGTGCAAGATGTTTGAGAGGAAAGGAATCCTTTGTAAACACATTATATGGATTATATCAGGAAAAGGACTGCAAAGCATACCGGAGCAGTACATCGAAACCAGATGGACgaagaaatcatatagaaagcctTTGTATGAACTTGATGGAAAGTTATTGCAAGACTACGATCCCACTGATTTGAGAAAGTTGGAATTATCAAGGGTATGGTCAGAGTTTTATGCAACAATAAGTGTTCTTAACTCGATgcctgaaaatcaaatcaaggagCTAAGTTTGATGCTTTTACAATTCCGAGAGAAAATAAATCCAACCAAAGAGAGCTTGACAAAGGATCAAGAACTGGAAATGCTCTTAGGTTGTTCAGCAAAATCAAATATTACTGTTCTTCCACCAAAAATTGCAAAAAACAAAGGAAGCGGCaagagaatgaaatcaaacaAGGATAAGGCAATTGAGAAGGCGAGCAAACCGAAGAGGCTATGTAATAACTGCTAA